In Salinarimonas sp., a genomic segment contains:
- the coaD gene encoding pantetheine-phosphate adenylyltransferase yields the protein MPTPRTALYTGSFDPVTNGHAEIIVQGAALADRIVLAIGVHPGKTPLFAPDEKADLLRAVCADLKVAAEIEIVTFDGLAVDAARRVGATLILRGLRDATDFDYEMQMAGMNAAMAPEIRTVFLPASGPTRHISGTLVRQIAKMGGDVAPFVPAPVVGPLSAKFA from the coding sequence ATGCCGACGCCGCGCACCGCCCTCTATACCGGCTCCTTCGATCCCGTGACCAACGGGCACGCCGAAATCATCGTCCAGGGCGCGGCTCTGGCCGACCGGATCGTGCTCGCCATCGGCGTGCATCCCGGCAAGACGCCGCTGTTCGCGCCCGACGAGAAGGCCGACCTGCTGCGCGCCGTCTGCGCCGACCTGAAGGTCGCGGCCGAGATCGAGATCGTCACCTTCGACGGCCTCGCGGTGGACGCCGCGCGCCGGGTGGGCGCGACGCTGATCCTGCGTGGCCTGCGCGACGCCACGGATTTCGACTACGAGATGCAGATGGCCGGCATGAACGCCGCCATGGCGCCCGAGATCCGTACCGTGTTCCTCCCCGCCTCGGGCCCGACCCGCCACATCTCCGGCACGTTGGTGCGGCAGATCGCGAAGATGGGCGGCGACGTCGCCCCCTTCGTGCCGGCGCCCGTCGTCGGTCCCTTGAGTGCGAAATTCGCGTGA
- a CDS encoding methylenetetrahydrofolate reductase encodes MFDFLTRPRAAARGDPAGSGEAVAGEARRLVEELSLEATPRQIASASLARLGLPAGTEVSVPRLPGAGVEASAAACARLAADGMRPLAHLPARTLASRDELDRALRLLAEAGAAGLLLVAGDVERPAGPFRDTRDVLATGLLARHGFSDVAFAGHPEGLRHADAVELDAALADKIAWARESGARMRLLTQFVFDAAPVLAWMERLRVRDLAVPVRVGLPGPAKLATLVSYARQCGVGASARVLTARPDAARLVGGWSPDGVLADLAAGRLAAPDLPLAGIHLYAFGGPEALARWRAERLRAPAPRG; translated from the coding sequence ATGTTCGACTTCCTCACCCGTCCGCGCGCCGCGGCGCGCGGCGATCCCGCGGGCTCCGGCGAGGCCGTCGCCGGCGAAGCGCGGCGCCTCGTCGAGGAGCTCTCGCTCGAGGCGACGCCGCGGCAGATCGCGAGCGCCTCGCTGGCCCGCCTCGGCCTGCCTGCGGGAACCGAAGTCTCCGTCCCGCGCCTGCCGGGCGCGGGCGTCGAGGCGAGCGCGGCCGCCTGCGCCCGGCTCGCGGCGGACGGCATGCGGCCTCTCGCGCATCTCCCGGCGCGCACGCTTGCGAGCCGCGACGAGCTCGACCGCGCGCTTCGGCTTCTCGCCGAGGCCGGGGCGGCGGGGCTCCTCCTCGTCGCCGGCGACGTCGAGCGTCCGGCCGGGCCCTTCCGCGACACGCGCGACGTGCTGGCCACGGGCCTCCTCGCGCGCCACGGCTTCTCGGACGTCGCCTTCGCGGGCCATCCCGAGGGGCTGCGCCACGCCGATGCGGTGGAGCTGGACGCCGCGCTCGCCGACAAGATCGCCTGGGCGCGCGAGAGCGGGGCGCGCATGCGGCTGTTGACGCAGTTCGTCTTCGACGCCGCCCCCGTCCTCGCCTGGATGGAGCGGCTGCGCGTGCGCGATCTCGCCGTTCCGGTCCGCGTCGGACTGCCGGGCCCGGCGAAGCTCGCCACGCTCGTCTCCTACGCCCGCCAATGCGGCGTCGGCGCCTCCGCGCGCGTGCTGACGGCGCGGCCCGACGCGGCGCGGCTCGTCGGCGGATGGTCCCCCGACGGGGTGCTCGCCGATCTCGCCGCGGGCCGCCTCGCCGCCCCGGATCTGCCGCTCGCCGGCATCCATCTCTATGCGTTCGGCGGGCCCGAGGCGCTCGCACGGTGGCGGGCGGAGCGGCTCCGAGCCCCCGCGCCGCGGGGCTGA